From the Fulvia fulva chromosome 2, complete sequence genome, one window contains:
- a CDS encoding tRNA modification GTPase MSS1, mitochondrial has translation MRSTVAAYRGAAACHWSLTSRRGTLGIQWCRWSNGKAFSTTNRQDERHGWLLSVEPRHTSRTATTLNHGTARNHASSHTTFTFEEETIYALSSAPGRAAIAVIRVSGSKCLDIYRSLCPGKTLPKPRTATVRSLYEPGKAAGKENILDSSALVLYFEAPKTVTGEDILELHVHGGPAIVKAVLAAIARCSKDGTKAIRYADPGEFTRRAFMNNRLDLTQVEALGDTLSADTEQQRRLSVRGTTGSLAKQYEVWRQQLLYARGELEALIDFSEDQHFDESPAELCASVAAQVHTLKAALAVHSQNAVRGELLRHGITVALLGAPNAGKSSLLNRIIGREAAIVSQQAGTTRDIVEIGLDLGGYFCRFGDTAGLRQATMFAMESRQTPEVINEIEMEGMRRAKARAAESDLVVVVFSFETNNEGETILKFDPEVCAVAKELIGMKNNIMVVINKSDLSSTNNEKAIEAVQHELPNLDKASIHMISCVAAQQTTAPGPSDAGGIQAFLQGLIAQFGRLTAALTPAGASDPDVSIWQESLGATERHRVLLEVCIGHLDAFLVEVESARDGIEDLAVVEQAEADIVVAAEHLRGAAECLAKITGTGEAGDVEELLGVVFEKFCVGK, from the coding sequence ATGCGATCTACTGTGGCTGCATACCGAGGTGCAGCTGCTTGTCATTGGTCGCTGACCTCGAGACGCGGGACTTTAGGTATCCAGTGGTGTCGATGGAGCAATGGGAAGGCCTTCAGCACCACGAACAGGCAGGATGAGAGGCATGGTTGGCTACTTTCCGTGGAACCTCGCCACACGTCACGCACCGCAACGACTCTCAACCATGGTACTGCGCGCAATCATGCCAGTAGTCATACTACGTTCACATTCGAGGAGGAGACGATATATGCACTGTCGTCAGCTCCAGGCCGAGCAGCCATTGCCGTGATTCGGGTGTCTGGATCGAAATGCTTGGACATCTACAGATCGCTGTGCCCAGGTAAGACATTGCCCAAGCCAAGGACTGCGACTGTGCGCAGTCTGTACGAACCTGGAAAGGCTGCTGGGAAGGAGAATATACTCGATTCGAGCGCCTTGGTGCTGTACTTCGAGGCACCAAAGACTGTCACTGGCGAAGATATCCTAGAGCTGCACGTCCATGGAGGACCTGCAATCGTGAAGGCTGTGCTTGCAGCTATTGCCAGATGTTCGAAGGATGGCACGAAGGCCATTCGCTATGCTGATCCTGGAGAGTTCACCAGGCGAGCCTTCATGAACAATCGCCTTGATCTGACACAAGTCGAAGCGCTTGGTGATACCCTGTCGGCGGACACTGAGCAACAACGACGACTATCTGTTCGTGGGACTACCGGATCCTTGGCGAAGCAATACGAAGTGTGGCGGCAACAGCTTTTGTACGCGCGAGGAGAATTGGAAGCCTTGATTGACTTCAGCGAAGATCAGCACTTCGATGAAAGCCCTGCTGAGCTCTGCGCTTCGGTGGCAGCGCAGGTGCACACTCTGAAAGCCGCGCTGGCAGTGCATAGCCAAAATGCTGTTCGTGGGGAGCTGCTTCGTCACGGTATTACCGTCGCTCTTCTAGGCGCGCCAAACGCCGGCAAGTCGTCCCTGCTAAATCGCATCATTGGAAGAGAAGCAGCGATCGTCAGTCAGCAAGCCGGCACCACGCGTGACATCGTAGAGATTGGTCTCGATCTTGGTGGATATTTCTGTAGGTTCGGCGACACTGCAGGTCTTCGCCAGGCAACAATGTTTGCAATGGAAAGCCGTCAAACTCCGGAAGTCATCAACGAGATCGAAATGGAAGGCATGCGCCGCGCCAAGGCAAGGGCTGCCGAGAGTGACTTGGTCGTTGTAGTATTCAGCTTCGAGACCAACAACGAGGGCGAAACAATTCTCAAATTCGACCCCGAAGTCTGTGCAGTGGCAAAAGAACTAATTGGAATGAAGAACAACATCATGGTCGTTATCAACAAATCCGATCTCTCTAGCACCAACAACGAAAAGGCAATAGAGGCAGTGCAGCACGAACTCCCAAACCTTGACAAAGCGTCCATTCATATGATCTCCTGCGTGGCTGCGCAGCAAACCACTGCCCCGGGTCCGTCAGATGCGGGAGGAATCCAAGCGTTCCTCCAAGGCCTAATCGCGCAGTTCGGAAGGCTGACGGCAGCTTTGACCCCTGCTGGTGCATCGGATCCTGATGTGTCGATTTGGCAGGAATCTTTAGGGGCCACTGAACGACATAGAGTTCTTCTGGAGGTGTGTATTGGTCATCTTGACGCGTTTCTCGTCGAAGTCGAAAGTGCGCGGGATGGTATTGAGGATTTGGCAGTCGTCGAGCAGGCAGAAGCTGACATTGTAGTTGCTGCGGAACACTTGAGGGGTGCGGCTGAGTGTCTTGCGAAGATTACGGGGACGGGTGAAGCTGGAGATGTGGAAGAGTTGCTGGGAGTGGTATTTGAGAAGTTTTGTGTTGGAAAATGA
- a CDS encoding Glutathione S-transferase 1, which yields MAESTPKITLHWLDKSRSQRVVWLLEECKGIDYDVKIYKRNPMLAPPELKKVHPLGKSPIITVETAATTGPIVLAETGALTEYLTDYFAQHLVPTRYKAGKENQVGGETEEWLRYRYFMHYAEGSLMTLLMIGLFIDQIRNAEGAPFFVKPITRMIAGRVDSMFLTENYATHFSFLESQIASSPNGGKYLCGEKLTSADIVMSFPLMAAKTRDKIDKSKYPKLTAYVELLENSEGYKKSIKKIEDVSGEKLTSVL from the exons ATGGCTGAATCAACCCCCAAGATCACCCTCCACTG GCTGGACAAGTCCAGATCGCAACGTGTCGTCTGGCTCCTTGAAGAATGCAAAGGTATCGACTACGATGTAAAGATATACAAGCGTAACCCAATGCTTGCACCACCGGAGCTCAAGAAAGTGCATCCTCTCGGAAAGTCACCCATCATCACTGTCGAGACTGCAGCTACCACAGGGCCGATTGTTCTTGCTGAGACCGGCGCTCTAACCGAGTATCTCACCGATTACTTCGCCCAGCATCTTGTGCCAACAAGGTACAAGGCTGGCAAGGAGAACCAGGTTGGCGGCGAGACAGAGGAGTGGCTTCGTTATCGCTACTTCATGCACTACGCCGAAGGCTCGCTCATGACACTTCTGATGATCGGCCTCTTCATCGACC AGATTCGCAACGCTGAAGGCGCGCCATTTTTCGTCAAGCCAATAACTCGCATGATTGCAGGTCGCGTCGATTCGATGTTCTTGACAGAGAACTACGCGACACACTTCAGCTTCCTCGAGTCGCAGATCGCATCGTCCCCGAACGGTGGCAAGTATCTCTGTGGCGAGAAGCTGACATCGGCCGACATCGTGATGAGCTTCCCATTGATGGCGGCGAAGACTCGTGATAAGATCGACAAGTCGAAGTACCCCAAGCTGACGGCGTATGTCGAGCTGCTGGAGAATTCGGAAGGCTACAAGAAGAGCATTAAGAAGATTGAAGATGTCAGCGGAGAGAAGCTTACTTCAGTCTTGTAG
- a CDS encoding Carboxylic acid transporter, which translates to MDEKRDYSDEHNEGQDEHLPGGGETTEKMGVGKYLATRFSTLKPPMEKLENPITLLRMLNFKQWMFFLCSFIAWTWDAFDFFTVSLTVSNLAEQFDKSKRDITWGITLVLMFRSVGAVTFGLAADRYGRKWPFVVNNLLFIALELGTGFCNTYSQFLAVRALFGIAMGGLYGNVAAMALEDCPEKARGIISGMLQQGYAFGYLLATVFARALVDTTPHAWRPLFWFGGSVPVLIIAFRLCLGETDAYNERVRVRESADNVGKTFVNEGKVALKRHWMLLIYMVLLMAGFNFMSHGSQDLYPTMLENQYSFSANAVTVTQVVANLGAIAGGTTIGYLSQAFGRRFSIIFISIVGGAILYPYSFVPNERIMAAAFFEQFCVQGAWGVIPIHLMELSPGSLRAFVVGTSYQLGNLVSSASSTIEATIGERFPLPPKVEDGKSVARYEYGKVICIFMGCVYAYVILLTFLGPETRGRSMSASNDRDLAEAAGQDAVAHAKHGDVYRKGSNSDDENMRTVA; encoded by the coding sequence ATGGACGAAAAACGCGACTACTCCGACGAGCACAATGAGGGACAAGATGAGCACCTCCCAGGCGGTGGTGAGACTACTGAGAAGATGGGAGTTGGAAAGTACCTTGCGACACGATTCTCGACGTTGAAGCCGCCGATGGAAAAGCTCGAAAACCCCATCACGCTGCTTCGGATGCTGAACTTCAAGCAATGGATGTTCTTCCTGTGCTCGTTCATCGCTTGGACATGGGATGCATTCGACTTCTTCACTGTCTCCTTGACTGTATCGAATCTGGCGGAGCAGTTCGACAAGTCGAAGAGAGATATTACCTGGGGTATAACGCTTGTGCTCATGTTCCGATCTGTCGGTGCTGTCACTTTTGGTCTTGCAGCTGATCGATATGGACGAAAGTGGCCGTTCGTTGTCAACAATCTGCTTTTCATCGCCCTTGAGCTCGGTACTGGCTTTTGCAACACCTACAGCCAGTTCTTGGCTGTCCGAGCGCTCTTTGGCATTGCCATGGGTGGGTTGTATGGAAACGTCGCGGCCATGGCCTTGGAAGACTGCCCAGAGAAAGCTAGAGGTATCATCTCTGGTATGCTCCAGCAAGGTTATGCGTTCGGCTATCTTCTCGCCACTGTGTTCGCCCGTGCACTTGTCGACACCACACCACACGCTTGGCGACCACTCTTCTGGTTTGGCGGATCGGTGCCAGTTTTAATCATTGCCTTCCGTCTTTGCTTGGGCGAGACCGATGCATACAACGAGAGAGTCCGAGTCCGCGAGAGTGCCGACAATGTTGGCAAGACATTCGTCAACGAGGGCAAAGTCGCTCTCAAGCGCCACTGGATGCTGCTCATTTACATGGTACTGCTCATGGCCGGTTTTAACTTCATGTCCCATGGCAGCCAGGATCTTTACCCAACTATGCTTGAGAATCAATACAGCTTTTCGGCCAACGCGGTTACCGTCACACAGGTCGTGGCCAACTTGGGTGCGATTGCTGGAGGTACAACCATCGGCTACTTGTCGCAAGCATTCGGCCGTCGCTTCAGCATCATCTTCATCTCCATCGTCGGCGGAGCGATACTGTACCCATACTCCTTCGTGCCAAACGAGAGGATCATGGCTGCGGCATTCTTCGAGCAATTCTGTGTCCAGGGAGCCTGGGGTGTCATCCCAATTCATCTCATGGAACTGAGTCCTGGCAGTCTGCGCGCATTCGTTGTCGGCACCTCATATCAACTGGGTAATCTGGTCTCATCAGCAAGTTCGACCATCGAAGCCACGATTGGCGAGCGCTTCCCACTGCCACCCAAGGTCGAGGATGGCAAGTCGGTTGCACGCTACGAGTACGGCAAGGTTATCTGCATCTTCATGGGCTGCGTTTACGCCTATGTCATCCTCCTCACATTCTTAGGTCCGGAGACGAGAGGTCGATCTATGTCGGCGAGTAACGATCGGGATCTGGCGGAGGCAGCGGGCCAGGACGCGGTCGCACATGCAAAACACGGAGACGTGTATCGTAAGGGCTCCAATAGTGACGACGAGAACATGCGTACTGTAGCGTAG